DNA from Rhizobacter sp. J219:
CGCATGCTTGATCTCAACCAGTTCTCGGCCCGCGGCACCCGCGATTTCGTGGGGGCCGCGTTGCGCTATGCGCAGAAGTCGGCGATCGCGATGCGGCGCAACGTGTGCGTGAACGTCGGCGCCACCCAGCTCACGCTCACCCACGCCACCGCCGCCGGGGCCAACCAGCCCTGCTCGGCCAACGAGCTGCCCAACCCGGGCAACGGCCGCGCCTACAGCGACAGCAGCAACGCGCTGCCGTCGGGTGCGCAGGTCAGCACCCCCACCAGCCTGATCTTCGACGCCCAGGGCCGGCCGCTGTCGGCCCCCGGCACGCCGCGCACCACCGCCCTCACGATCTCGGTGACCGGAAATGCCACGCCCCTCACCATCGAGCCAGAGACCGGCGTCGTGCGCTGAGCGCGCGTCTCGCCCCGCACGCCAGCGCGGCCTGTCGCTGGTCGAGCTGGTGATGGCCATCATGGTGATCAGTGTGTCGGTGACCGGCCTGCTGATGGTCTTCAACTACAGCGTGCGCCACAGCGGCGACCCGATGGTGCGCAAACAGGCTGTCGCCATCGCCGAAGCCATGCTCAATGAAGTGCTGGCGCAGCCCTTCACCTACTGCGACCCGCAAGACGCGGCCAACGAAGCCGCCACACCGCCCGCGAGCACGGCCGCCTGCAGCGGCGGCGCAGCCGGCTCCCAAGACCGGGGCGGCGGCGCGCTCGGCCCGCAGCCGTCGGGCGAGGGCCGCTTCAACGCCACCAACCCCTTCGACAACGTGGCCGACTACCACGGCTACGCGACCAACGGCGTCATCTACGGCATGGACGACGGTGCCAACCGCATCACCGCACTCGACGGCTACTCGGTCTCGGTGACCGTCAGCCGCGCCGGCGCGACCTTCAGCCTCGCCGCCGATGCGGCGCTGCGGGTCGACGTGCGCGTGACCGGCCGCGGCGAGACGGTCACGCTCACCGGCTACCGTTTTCGATACGCGCCCCACAGCATCGGCTGAGCCATGCAGCGCCGCCCTCCCCGCCCCACACCGCGCCGCTCGCTGGGCTTCACGCTCTTCGAAGCGGTGCTCGTCATCATGCTGACCGGCATCGTCGGCGTGATGGTGTCGGGCTTCGTGCGCCAGCCGATCGACGCCTACATCGACCTTGGCCGCCGCGCCGAACTGACCGACGCGGCCGACCTGGCACTGCGCCGCATGGCGCGCGAGCTGCGCACCGCGTTGCCCAACAGCGTGCGGGTCGACGCGAGCGGCCAGTACGTGGAATTCCTGCCAGTGCGCTCGGCGGGACGCTACCGCGCGGCCGGCGCGGGCGACAGCCTCGACTTCAGCGCCGCCCCCGCCGTTGAAACCTTCGAGGTGCTCGGCCCTGCCGTCAGCGCCCAGGCCGGCGACCAGATCGTCGTGCACAACCTCGGCCTGCCCGGCGCCGATGCCTACGAGGGCAGCAGCCGCCGCGCACTCACGACCTTCGGCGCGGCGCTGTCGAGCGTGGGCTACACAGTGGGCGGAACGCAGTTCCCTATGCCTCGCCCAACCAGCGTTTCCACATCGTCGGCACGCCGGTGAGCTTCGGCTGCACGCCGATCGCGGGTGGCGCCGGCAGCCTGCGCCGCTACGCGGGCTATGCGATCCAGAACGCGCAGCCGACGGGCACGCTGTCTGCACTCACCGGCGCTAACAACGTGCTGCTGGCGAACTCGGTCGCGGCCTGCACCTTCACCTACAGCGCGAGCGCCACCACGCGCAACGCGGTGGTCACGCTGCGCCTCACGCTCACGAGCGGCGGCGAAAGCATCCACCTGCTGCAGCAGGTGCAGGTGGAGGGCTCGCCATGACGCGCGCACGGCACAGCCGCGGCTTCGCGATGGTGTCGGCCATCTTCCTGATGGTGGTGCTGGCGCTGCTCGGCGGCCTGATGGTCACGATGTCGAACACGCAGCAGATCAGCGCCGTGCGTGACATCGCCGGCACACGCGCCTACCAGGCCGCACGCACCGGCATCGAGTGGGGCGCCTACCGGGCACTGCAGGCCGGCGCCTGCCCGTTCACGGCCGCCCTGCCGAACGCCGTCAACGCCACCGGCTTCTCGGTGCAGGTTACCTGCACGTCAAGCGGCCCTTACGACGAGGGCGGTGCGCCCTATTCGGTCTACCAGATCACCTCCACCGCCACCACCGGCACGCTCGGGCAGCACGACCACGCCGAGCGGCAGTTGCAGGCGGTGATGCACGCACCATGAGACACCTGGCCCGCATCCTCCTGATGGC
Protein-coding regions in this window:
- a CDS encoding type II secretion system protein, giving the protein MQRRPPRPTPRRSLGFTLFEAVLVIMLTGIVGVMVSGFVRQPIDAYIDLGRRAELTDAADLALRRMARELRTALPNSVRVDASGQYVEFLPVRSAGRYRAAGAGDSLDFSAAPAVETFEVLGPAVSAQAGDQIVVHNLGLPGADAYEGSSRRALTTFGAALSSVGYTVGGTQFPMPRPTSVSTSSARR
- a CDS encoding prepilin-type N-terminal cleavage/methylation domain-containing protein, with product MPRPSPSSQRPASCAERASRPARQRGLSLVELVMAIMVISVSVTGLLMVFNYSVRHSGDPMVRKQAVAIAEAMLNEVLAQPFTYCDPQDAANEAATPPASTAACSGGAAGSQDRGGGALGPQPSGEGRFNATNPFDNVADYHGYATNGVIYGMDDGANRITALDGYSVSVTVSRAGATFSLAADAALRVDVRVTGRGETVTLTGYRFRYAPHSIG
- a CDS encoding type II secretion system protein yields the protein MRSQAGFTLAELVAVMVVMGILAVFAVPRMLDLNQFSARGTRDFVGAALRYAQKSAIAMRRNVCVNVGATQLTLTHATAAGANQPCSANELPNPGNGRAYSDSSNALPSGAQVSTPTSLIFDAQGRPLSAPGTPRTTALTISVTGNATPLTIEPETGVVR